The proteins below come from a single Sorghum bicolor cultivar BTx623 chromosome 4, Sorghum_bicolor_NCBIv3, whole genome shotgun sequence genomic window:
- the LOC110434732 gene encoding peroxidase P7-like: MAGGAVSASLRTLVLLLLAIVSSPLAGRRTAAALSTKYYDKKCPGLQPAVRSAMARAVAADPRAGASVLRLFFHDCFVNGCDASVLLDDAPAGEKGAAPNANSLRGFDVVDAAKAAADSACGGPGTVSCADVLALAARDAVSLLGGPSWAVRLGRLDARTASRDAADALLPGPASNLSSLVASFGAKGLSPRDMTALSGAHTVGRARCVTFRGRVSGGGDDDPAASIDAGFAAQMRRACPDGADGNNVAPLDAVTPDRFDNGYFQDLVQRRGLLHSDQQLFGGGGGGSSQDALVRKYARDGAAFASDFAKAMVRMGNLAPAPGTPLEVRINCHRPN, encoded by the coding sequence ATGGCCGGTGGTGCCGTGTCTGCTTCGCTCAGGACCCTCGTGCTCCTTCTCCTGGCCATCGTCTCTTCTCCCCTCGCCGGGCGGCGCACGGCCGCAGCGCTGTCGACCAAGTACTACGACAAGAAGTGCCCCGGCCTACAACCCGCGGTGCGTTCCGCCATGGCGCGGGCGGTGGCGGCGGACCCACGCGCGGGGGCGTCCGTGCTCCGCCTCTTCTTCCACGACTGCTTCGTCAACGGCTGCGACGCCTCCGTCCTCCTCGACGACGCGCCCGCCGGCGAGAAGGGCGCGGCGCCCAACGCCAACTCCCTCCGCGGCTTCGACGTCGTGGACGCGGCCAAGGCCGCCGCGGATTCCGCCTGCGGCGGGCCCGGCACCGTCTCCTGCGCGGACGTGCTCGCGCTGGCCGCCCGCGACGCCGTGTCGCTGCTGGGCGGCCCGTCGTGGGCCGTCCGGCTGGGCCGCCTGGACGCGCGCACCGCCAGCCGCGACGCCGCCGACGCGCTCCTCCCGGGCCCGGCCTCCAACCTGTCGTCCCTCGTCGCCTCGTTCGGCGCCAAGGGCCTGTCGCCGCGCGACATGACGGCGCTGTCGGGCGCGCACACCGTCGGCAGGGCGCGCTGCGTCACGTTCCGCGGCCGCGTCAGCGGCGGCGGGGACGACGACCCCGCCGCGTCCATCGACGCCGGCTTCGCCGCGCAGATGCGCCGGGCGTGTCCGGACGGTGCGGACGGCAACAACGTCGCGCCGCTGGACGCGGTCACCCCTGACAGGTTCGACAACGGGTACTTCCAGGACCTGGTGCAGCGACGGGGGCTGCTGCATTCCGACCAGCAGctcttcggcggcggcggcggcggatcgtCGCAGGATGCGTTGGTGAGGAAGTACGCCCGCGATGGAGCCGCGTTCGCGAGTGACTTCGCCAAGGCGATGGTGAGGATGGGTAACCTGGCGCCGGCGCCCGGGACGCCGCTGGAGGTCAGGATCAACTGCCACAGGCCCAACTAG